A window of the Terriglobales bacterium genome harbors these coding sequences:
- a CDS encoding YdeI/OmpD-associated family protein — protein sequence MAAERQVVKSFEAALERMPGRLGWTIVRIPFDVKKVWGARGHLRVRGEINGFGFRTSLFPTGRGTHFLLINKKMQRGGGVVPGARARLRLEPDTEKRVVVVPAELTRELAQSKRLQKWYATAFSDSMRNWIAKWVGEPKSAASRKRRAQDIAERLLLTLEAERGELPPVLAVAFAREPRARAGWERMPPSSRRHHLLGIFSYRNPEARARRVEKAVGEMLRYAEKTAGRSR from the coding sequence GTGGCCGCCGAGCGACAAGTCGTAAAGTCCTTCGAGGCCGCGCTGGAGCGCATGCCGGGGCGGCTGGGCTGGACCATCGTCCGCATCCCCTTCGACGTGAAGAAGGTCTGGGGCGCGCGCGGGCACCTGCGGGTGCGAGGCGAGATCAACGGCTTCGGCTTTCGCACCTCGCTCTTCCCCACTGGCCGCGGCACCCACTTTCTCCTGATCAACAAGAAGATGCAGCGCGGCGGCGGGGTCGTCCCCGGGGCGCGAGCGCGCCTGCGCCTGGAGCCGGACACGGAGAAGCGCGTGGTGGTGGTGCCTGCGGAGCTTACGCGGGAACTGGCGCAGTCGAAGCGGCTGCAGAAGTGGTACGCGACGGCGTTCAGCGATTCCATGCGGAACTGGATCGCCAAGTGGGTGGGAGAGCCCAAGAGCGCGGCGTCGCGCAAGCGGCGCGCTCAGGATATCGCCGAGCGGCTGCTGCTGACCTTGGAGGCGGAGCGCGGCGAATTGCCTCCGGTGCTCGCCGTGGCCTTCGCGCGCGAGCCCCGGGCGCGCGCGGGCTGGGAGCGGATGCCGCCCTCGTCGCGGCGCCATCACCTGCTGGGGATCTTCTCCTACCGCAACCCGGAGGCGCGGGCGCGGCGGGTGGAGAAGGCGGTCGGCGAGATGCTGCGCTACGCAGAGAAAACCGCTGGGCGCTCCCGCTAG